The window ACATAATTGAGAAGTGCAACGTTCCCTGATTACTTGGCAATTCTAGAAATTGTTACACACATCACAACATGAAAAAACAGATTTCATGACCATTTCTTCAATCTCATTTACTGCATTCCATACTAGAGCCCGCTCCCGTTCCCATCAGCGTAAATGGCAAATTCCCATTAAACTCTGGCCTAGCTCGCATTTTAACAACACTCTGCACATTTCACTGTCCTTTGCACATTTCATCtgcagagtgctttacaaacataaacTCTGTCTAATTATAGGCTGAAGGTTTATTGAAATCGTAGAAATCCTGGCCCTGGCTTTTTATGTTAAAGACCCAGTGTTTGCCCCAACCTCTCTAGTGtgtcggggtggggggcgggtggGAGGACAGTCCTAGAAAGATCCCTTAAAGCAGTTCATTTAGACTCAAGCCTGGAGCTATTGATGAGGAAGATCCAGGGCCAAAGGGGCCACTTGTTCCCCCCTAAAATGATCTTCCAGGAGCCCCAAACTTTTGTCAGAAAGGCCAACACATGCACAGTCTCTATCCTTTATAGACAGTATTTTGTTGTGCTTTAAAATGACACTAGCCCCCCAGAAATCCAAGATTCCCCCCGAGGTCTAACTAACCCCTGGatggctgttttgtttttccactagtgcccccacttccccccctccccagtaaGGGGAGCCTGGAACCGGCAGCGTTTGGCATACAAGGAAAGCTTCCCGCAAGCTACCGCCTCGGCTTGTTTCCGAGCGCGCTGCCCGGAATACCTGCATGCTGGGGGCTCCGAAGGCGAGGGAAAGGTAGCGCGGCTCACTCCCGCcgcagctggggagggaggaggccgTCACGTGGTGGGGGAGGAAAACCCGGCAGCCTGGGGAGGGCGGTAGCAGAGCGCGAGGAGGTGACACGGCAGGCAGCGGGAGGAGCAGGAGCGCTGAGGTTGGCagtttccctgggctcctcctggcGGGTTACAACGGCGCGGGGAAGCAAACGCACCGAGGCGGCGAGCTGGGCGCTGAGCTGCCTCCTCTGCAGCTGAAGGCTCAGATCAGCCTCTCTCCAGGGGGAGACTTTGCATCAGTTTAGCCGCACGTCCGGTGCAGGCGGGGGGCGCTGCTTGGAGACGGGGGGGTGACTAGCTGGGGGAGAGGAGTCCTTTCCAGCCATGCCCAGGCTGGGCGGCGGGGCGATGCAGACGGGACCTTGGCTCCGTACCCAACCGTGAAGGCTCCTATGGGGGATTTCCCGTCTGCTGGGAGGCGCAGCCCCGTGGCCAGGTGGCCCCGGCCCCGATGGAGCCGGAGGAGAGGAAGATCTCGGTGTGGCTCTGCCAGGAGGAGAAGTTGATCTCAGGCCTCTCCAGACGCACCACTTGCTCGGATGTGGTGCGGGTGCTGCTGGAGGACAACAGCCAGCGGCAGCAGCTGGCCGCCCTGCAGGAGTCCGGCGGGGGGATGCTCTCGGGGCCCCCCGAGTCCTACTGCATCGTGGAGAAGTGGAGGGGCTTCGAGAGGATCCTGCCCAACAAGACGAAGATCCTGAGGCTCTGGGCTGCCTGGGGGGACGAGCAGGAGAACGTCCGCTTCGTGCTGGTCCGCAGCGAGGCGTCCCTGCCCAACACGGGGCCCCGCAGCGCGGAGGCCAGGGTGGTGCTGAGCAAGGAGCGCCCCTGCCATGGCCTCGGGGCGGCCCGGGCCAGCCTGGTGCTCACGCAGGAGAAGCAGCGGCGGGTAGTGAGAAAAGCCTTCCGGAAACTGGCCAAGATCAACAAGAAGCGGCAGCAGCCGCTGGCCAAGGAGGCGTCCTCGGCGGAGAGGATGGAGACCCTGGTGCACCTGGTGCTGTCGCAGGACCACACCATCCGCCAGCAGATCCAGCGGCTCCGGGAATTGGACCGGGAGATCGACAGGTACGAGGCTAAGGTCCACCTGGACCGCATGAAGCGGCACGGGGTGAACTACGTGCAGGACACCTACTTGGTGGGGGCCGGCGGCTGCGAGCTGGAGCCGGGCCGGGAGCTGgggccggagccggagccggagccgggccCGGACGGGCAGCTGGAGGAGTACGCCAGGAAGTGCGAGGAGGtgctgcagctgcaggagcagtggACGCGgcaggaggagctgctggagcaCCTGGCCGGCGAGATCCAGGAGGAGCTGAACGAGCGCTGGATGAAGCGGCGCCGGGAGGAGCTGGCCGCGGCCaagggctccagctccagcctgtcCGAGCCCGACTGCAACACCACGGAGCTGAGCGGCGGCGCCGGCGGCGAGCTCCTTGTGGAGCAGGAGCGCGTGAAGACCCAGCTGAGCACCAGCCTCTACATCGGGCTCCGGCTGAGCACGGACTTGGAGGCGATCAAAACGGACCTGGATTACACGCAGCGCGCCCGCGAGGACAAGGAGCGGGAGCTGCAGCGCCTGCTCGAGACGCTGAACACGCTGGACGTCGCGGACACCCAGACGGCAGCTCAGATCCTCCTCCCCGAGGAGCGCGCTCCCGGCGGCCCGGCCTTACacgaggctgggctgggggccccCGTGGGCAGCTCCGACGCCTGGGAGGGCCAGGCCAGGGGGCGGCGCAAG of the Eretmochelys imbricata isolate rEreImb1 chromosome 6, rEreImb1.hap1, whole genome shotgun sequence genome contains:
- the RASSF10 gene encoding ras association domain-containing protein 10; translation: MEPEERKISVWLCQEEKLISGLSRRTTCSDVVRVLLEDNSQRQQLAALQESGGGMLSGPPESYCIVEKWRGFERILPNKTKILRLWAAWGDEQENVRFVLVRSEASLPNTGPRSAEARVVLSKERPCHGLGAARASLVLTQEKQRRVVRKAFRKLAKINKKRQQPLAKEASSAERMETLVHLVLSQDHTIRQQIQRLRELDREIDRYEAKVHLDRMKRHGVNYVQDTYLVGAGGCELEPGRELGPEPEPEPGPDGQLEEYARKCEEVLQLQEQWTRQEELLEHLAGEIQEELNERWMKRRREELAAAKGSSSSLSEPDCNTTELSGGAGGELLVEQERVKTQLSTSLYIGLRLSTDLEAIKTDLDYTQRAREDKERELQRLLETLNTLDVADTQTAAQILLPEERAPGGPALHEAGLGAPVGSSDAWEGQARGRRKDCEENDEDSDTGLSSMHSQDSDSVPVCESLI